From Candidatus Pedobacter colombiensis, one genomic window encodes:
- a CDS encoding PRTRC system protein B, with protein sequence MNNITPLFEQVYLPQKALLIYQTLEEDKDIYVEAYDIDDHGSPINAHPLSTSESVALANSLAASRQLQTNFLQSEGLLPEKLLYMEIGISGFAVWYSPEQKEPLFFTDSLGIPCGQAHVPALIWKADKKSLEVFAYKGKEKPVLETPLFNAPFFNMYSSGKVCMGTVNSSFTDDCCLETFIQQWEHAFFNSYFSHTIGGHVPVKGNLVSLWHSLVNSDDKFPESRLVKTNRSLKDLLK encoded by the coding sequence CTATCTTCCGCAAAAAGCACTCCTGATCTATCAGACGCTTGAAGAAGACAAAGACATCTATGTGGAAGCCTACGACATAGACGATCATGGCTCCCCCATCAATGCACATCCTTTATCTACATCCGAATCTGTAGCCCTTGCCAATAGCCTTGCAGCTTCCAGGCAACTGCAAACCAACTTCCTGCAAAGTGAAGGTCTGCTACCTGAAAAATTATTGTATATGGAAATAGGTATAAGCGGCTTTGCGGTTTGGTACAGCCCTGAGCAGAAAGAGCCCTTATTTTTTACAGATAGTTTAGGCATACCCTGCGGACAGGCGCATGTACCTGCGCTCATTTGGAAAGCGGACAAGAAAAGCCTTGAGGTTTTTGCATACAAGGGAAAGGAAAAACCTGTATTAGAAACGCCTCTTTTCAATGCCCCGTTTTTCAATATGTATAGTAGTGGAAAAGTGTGTATGGGTACTGTAAATAGTAGTTTCACTGATGATTGCTGTTTGGAAACATTTATTCAGCAATGGGAACACGCTTTCTTTAATTCTTATTTCAGCCATACCATTGGCGGCCATGTTCCTGTTAAGGGTAATTTGGTGAGCCTGTGGCACAGCCTTGTAAACAGCGATGATAAATTCCCTGAAAGCAGATTAGTAAAAACAAACCGTTCACTTAAAGACCTTTTGAAATGA
- a CDS encoding PRTRC system ThiF family protein, whose protein sequence is MKTAEPMHFVHNYLINPTNPIRVNLMGAGGTGSNMIMELAKLNRALVALGHAGFQVQLWDNDTVSELNTLRQLFAKSEIGLNKAVARINAVNRFWGTNWKAVQHTFSDNELPYKQNNRANIYISCVDKIAARFEIAAVLKKLADENNCYRDIPLYWMDLGNAQFTGQVILSTISKIKQPDSKLYKPVSYLPFVTDEFKELLESQSDEDVPSCSAAEALDKQGLFINAEVAKKAACLLTDMFRSGMTANRGIFTNLNTYVSQPLKVA, encoded by the coding sequence ATGAAAACAGCAGAACCCATGCACTTTGTGCATAATTACCTCATTAACCCGACTAACCCAATCCGTGTAAACCTGATGGGTGCAGGTGGCACAGGCAGTAATATGATTATGGAACTTGCAAAGCTTAATCGCGCTTTAGTTGCATTAGGCCATGCAGGTTTTCAGGTGCAGCTTTGGGATAATGATACGGTAAGCGAGTTAAATACCCTGCGCCAGCTTTTTGCAAAATCTGAAATCGGGTTAAATAAGGCAGTGGCAAGGATAAATGCAGTTAACCGTTTTTGGGGCACAAACTGGAAAGCGGTGCAACATACCTTCTCTGATAATGAGCTGCCTTATAAACAGAATAACAGGGCAAACATTTACATTTCTTGTGTCGATAAGATTGCAGCACGTTTTGAAATAGCAGCCGTACTAAAGAAACTGGCAGATGAAAATAACTGTTATAGGGATATTCCTTTGTATTGGATGGATTTGGGCAATGCACAATTCACAGGACAGGTTATACTTTCGACCATTAGCAAAATCAAACAGCCCGATTCAAAACTATACAAGCCTGTCAGCTACCTGCCTTTTGTCACAGATGAATTTAAAGAATTACTGGAAAGCCAATCCGACGAGGATGTGCCAAGCTGTTCGGCAGCGGAAGCACTGGATAAACAAGGTTTATTTATCAATGCAGAAGTAGCCAAAAAAGCAGCCTGTTTACTCACTGATATGTTCCGCAGCGGAATGACCGCGAATAGGGGCATTTTTACGAATCTGAACACTTATGTAAGCCAGCCACTCAAAGTGGCTTAA
- a CDS encoding toprim domain-containing protein → MEKEKQSISCSQARKIDIVNYLDSIGFQPHRIKGSDYWYHSPFRLEKTPSFKVNKELNRFYDFGEGWGGNLIDFGTHFYNCSVADFLKSLPNLSSFQKLVKPFQPIANVPSLKVNILCSAPITAPSLISYLSTRGISKDLALQFCEELHYKIGRKNYYGIGFKNDIGGYEIRNPYFKGSSSPKAITTIIKGNKKLSVFEGFFDFLSFVTLYQKIPSSHSDFLILNSLSFFEKSLEQMMAYEVVDLYLDNNTAGQHCTVKALAANKCFQDKSGLYKGYEDLNDFLLKKRIVSVQSDPSLKEPP, encoded by the coding sequence ATGGAAAAAGAAAAGCAAAGCATCTCTTGCAGTCAGGCAAGGAAAATCGACATCGTAAATTATCTGGACAGCATAGGCTTTCAGCCGCACAGGATCAAGGGTAGTGACTACTGGTACCATTCGCCTTTCAGGCTGGAGAAAACGCCTTCCTTTAAAGTCAATAAAGAATTGAATAGGTTCTACGATTTCGGGGAGGGCTGGGGTGGGAACCTTATAGACTTTGGCACGCACTTCTACAACTGCTCCGTTGCAGATTTCTTAAAAAGCCTGCCAAATCTTTCTTCTTTTCAAAAGCTGGTTAAACCTTTTCAACCAATAGCCAATGTACCATCATTAAAAGTCAATATCCTTTGCTCCGCTCCCATTACCGCACCTTCACTTATCAGCTATCTTTCTACACGAGGGATATCAAAAGATTTAGCGTTGCAATTCTGTGAAGAGCTGCATTATAAAATTGGCCGTAAAAACTATTATGGAATCGGATTCAAAAATGATATAGGGGGCTATGAAATCCGCAACCCTTATTTCAAGGGCAGCTCCTCTCCTAAAGCAATTACTACCATCATTAAGGGCAATAAAAAACTCTCCGTTTTTGAAGGCTTCTTTGACTTCCTGTCTTTTGTTACCCTTTATCAAAAAATACCTTCTTCCCATTCAGATTTCCTGATCCTGAACAGCCTCTCCTTTTTTGAAAAATCATTAGAACAAATGATGGCCTATGAGGTCGTGGATTTATATCTGGACAACAACACTGCCGGACAGCATTGTACTGTCAAAGCCTTAGCTGCAAATAAATGCTTTCAGGACAAATCCGGCCTTTATAAAGGATATGAAGACCTTAATGACTTTTTATTGAAAAAGCGGATCGTATCTGTGCAATCTGATCCTTCGCTAAAAGAGCCGCCCTAG
- a CDS encoding plasmid mobilization relaxosome protein MobC encodes MKEQKNNRIKLVQARLTLAEEALLIRHFKSTTERKLSAYVRSVMLAKPLIKAVRNESLNDIIKELYELRKDLSGVANNFNQAIHKLHTLSTYPEIKAWLLGFEINRKAMQKSIEEIKLYINKTSDKWLQS; translated from the coding sequence ATGAAAGAACAGAAAAACAACCGGATAAAACTGGTGCAGGCACGCCTGACCCTTGCCGAAGAAGCCTTATTGATAAGGCATTTTAAGTCTACTACAGAACGCAAACTCAGTGCCTACGTGCGTAGTGTTATGCTTGCAAAACCACTGATTAAAGCAGTGCGTAACGAGTCGCTTAACGACATCATTAAAGAGCTGTATGAGTTGCGAAAAGACCTGAGTGGCGTGGCCAATAACTTTAACCAGGCTATACATAAACTCCATACACTTTCCACTTACCCTGAAATAAAAGCTTGGCTGTTAGGCTTTGAAATCAACCGGAAAGCCATGCAAAAAAGCATAGAGGAAATCAAGCTGTACATCAATAAAACATCGGACAAATGGTTGCAATCCTGA
- a CDS encoding relaxase/mobilization nuclease domain-containing protein: MVAILSPSKSIRNSFCYNENKVKEGVATLIHAENYPKNLADMTENMRLEMLQKLAAQNPNAKVNSMHVTLNFDPLEQFSTEKMVEIACVYMDKVGFGNQPYLVYQHFDAGHPHLHLVTTNVEAGGTLIDLHHLGIRKSEPARKKIEIDFGLVKAEDQPKHDYKLKPACSAKVIYGRTDSRRAIHNVLTALLDSYNYGSLNELNALLGQYNVRADEGSEGSRVFKNGGLLYRILDECGNPVGVPIKASAFYNKPTLKNLEKKFLKGAVTKQQYKTRVKNTIDLALRKPGMDSLNKLMDALQSSGIHTVLRQNKDGIIYGITYVDHKSKSIFNGREIGTNYSAKGILDRFLPKQIPAPSLLNGKEKPLPTNPANVPNPPAEKGFGVSSSTPSQDNPASLLQELMEPEHGVDYIPYHLSGKKKKKKKRKINNN, from the coding sequence ATGGTTGCAATCCTGAGCCCCTCGAAGTCGATCCGCAACAGCTTTTGCTACAATGAAAACAAAGTTAAGGAGGGTGTAGCAACACTCATCCACGCTGAAAATTATCCTAAGAATCTTGCTGATATGACGGAAAATATGCGGCTGGAGATGCTACAGAAATTAGCTGCACAGAATCCAAATGCAAAGGTAAACAGCATGCATGTCACGTTGAATTTTGACCCATTGGAGCAGTTTTCAACAGAGAAAATGGTTGAGATCGCTTGTGTTTATATGGATAAGGTAGGCTTTGGAAATCAGCCCTATCTTGTCTATCAGCATTTCGATGCCGGACATCCTCATCTCCATTTAGTCACCACAAATGTGGAAGCTGGTGGCACACTGATAGACCTTCACCACCTCGGTATCCGAAAGTCAGAACCGGCACGAAAGAAGATCGAAATAGACTTTGGATTGGTTAAGGCTGAAGACCAGCCCAAACACGATTACAAGTTAAAACCTGCTTGTTCTGCTAAGGTTATCTATGGTCGAACTGATTCCAGGAGGGCCATCCATAATGTACTTACAGCATTGTTGGACAGCTATAATTATGGATCGCTGAATGAACTCAATGCTCTACTTGGGCAATACAATGTAAGGGCTGACGAAGGCAGCGAAGGCTCCAGGGTATTTAAAAATGGGGGCTTGCTCTACAGGATACTCGATGAGTGCGGCAACCCTGTAGGTGTACCTATTAAAGCAAGCGCATTTTATAATAAGCCAACCTTAAAAAACCTCGAAAAGAAATTCCTTAAAGGTGCTGTTACCAAGCAGCAATACAAAACCCGTGTTAAAAATACCATTGATTTAGCACTGCGGAAACCCGGTATGGATAGTTTAAATAAACTCATGGATGCCCTTCAATCATCCGGCATCCATACGGTTTTAAGGCAAAATAAGGATGGTATCATCTATGGCATCACCTATGTTGACCATAAAAGTAAATCTATATTCAACGGTCGGGAGATAGGGACAAACTACAGTGCCAAAGGCATCTTAGACCGTTTTTTACCGAAGCAAATACCAGCGCCATCATTACTTAATGGTAAAGAAAAACCCCTACCTACTAACCCGGCTAATGTGCCAAACCCTCCTGCTGAAAAGGGTTTCGGGGTTTCATCAAGTACACCTAGTCAAGATAACCCGGCAAGCCTGCTACAAGAATTGATGGAGCCGGAGCATGGGGTAGACTACATCCCTTACCACCTCTCCGGTAAAAAGAAAAAGAAGAAAAAAAGAAAAATCAATAACAACTAA
- the mobC gene encoding conjugal transfer protein MobC → MQTGENEQALRKILDMSRLISVVLLVIHCYYYLYAAFYEWQFTTSFTDRLLDNIRNTGLFKNFHNSKLIALAFLAISLLGAKGRKDEKMNYKTALAYLITGLLLYFFSALALIPRMDVVLQAVLYIGILTIGFLLMLSGGTLLSRIIKDSLRDDIFNSDNETFPQEERLLENEYSVNLPARYKLKGKWRKSFINFINIFRAVLVLGTPGSGKSFFVIRHFITQTSRKCYTQFVFDFKYPDLSVIAYNAWLKNRHHYKVKPSFYAINFDDLTRSSRCNPLDPTQMVDITDATESARTILLGLNKEWIKKQGDFFVESPINLITAIIWYLRKYQDGAYCTLPHVIEFLQLDYDFLFTLLRSEKELENLVNPFINAYLADVMEQLEGQIASAKIALGRLSSPSLYYVLSGNDLSLDINNPEAPKILCIGSNPQKSQIYGAVISLFVNRLLKIVNQKAKLKNCLIFDEFPTLYLNGISNHIAVARSAKSATVLGMQDMSQLRKDYGKDEADVIMNIVGNVISGQVMGDTAKQLSERIGKIMQDRQSLSINSGDTSISKSKQLESAVPSSKIAGLSSGEFVGMVSDDPDNKIALKAFHCEILNDIPAIQKEEAAYKEIPVIRKIDRDMVERNFLQIKEDVLDIAHSEMERMMADPALSYLVIKKK, encoded by the coding sequence ATGCAGACAGGTGAAAACGAACAGGCGCTCAGGAAAATTCTGGATATGAGCCGACTTATCAGTGTCGTATTACTGGTAATCCATTGTTATTATTATTTGTATGCTGCTTTTTACGAGTGGCAATTTACAACATCCTTTACGGATAGGCTTCTGGACAATATCCGTAACACGGGACTCTTTAAAAACTTCCATAATTCCAAACTCATTGCCCTTGCATTCCTGGCTATTTCCTTACTGGGAGCCAAAGGAAGAAAGGATGAAAAGATGAATTATAAGACCGCTTTGGCCTATCTGATCACAGGGCTATTGCTGTATTTCTTTAGTGCTTTGGCGCTGATACCCAGGATGGATGTTGTCTTGCAGGCGGTCCTCTATATAGGGATACTCACTATTGGATTTCTGCTGATGCTTTCCGGTGGCACCCTCCTTTCCAGGATCATTAAGGATAGCTTACGGGATGATATTTTCAATTCCGACAATGAAACATTCCCTCAGGAAGAGCGCTTATTGGAGAACGAATACTCGGTAAACCTTCCTGCCCGGTATAAGCTAAAAGGTAAATGGCGCAAGTCTTTTATCAATTTCATCAATATTTTTAGAGCTGTACTCGTTCTTGGGACACCCGGTTCCGGGAAAAGTTTTTTCGTCATAAGGCACTTTATAACGCAGACAAGCCGAAAATGTTATACCCAATTCGTATTTGATTTCAAGTACCCCGACCTCTCTGTTATTGCTTACAATGCCTGGCTAAAAAACAGGCATCATTATAAGGTAAAGCCATCATTTTACGCCATCAACTTTGATGATTTAACCAGAAGCAGCCGTTGCAATCCACTTGATCCCACACAGATGGTGGACATTACGGACGCTACAGAATCAGCCCGTACTATACTATTAGGACTAAACAAGGAATGGATCAAAAAGCAAGGTGATTTTTTCGTGGAATCACCCATCAATCTGATTACTGCTATTATCTGGTACCTGCGCAAATATCAGGACGGTGCTTACTGCACGTTACCACATGTGATTGAGTTTTTACAACTGGATTATGATTTCTTGTTCACTTTATTACGTTCAGAGAAAGAGCTGGAGAATCTGGTGAACCCCTTTATCAATGCCTATTTAGCTGATGTTATGGAGCAGTTGGAAGGCCAGATTGCCTCTGCAAAGATTGCGTTGGGCCGGCTTTCATCTCCTTCTTTATATTATGTGTTAAGCGGAAATGACCTTTCCCTGGATATCAATAACCCAGAAGCTCCAAAGATATTGTGTATTGGCAGCAACCCACAAAAATCACAGATTTATGGTGCAGTGATCAGTTTGTTTGTGAACAGGCTTTTGAAAATTGTCAATCAAAAAGCTAAATTAAAAAACTGTTTAATCTTCGATGAGTTCCCAACTTTATACCTCAATGGTATCTCCAATCACATAGCAGTTGCACGCAGTGCAAAGTCAGCAACGGTTTTAGGAATGCAGGATATGTCGCAATTACGAAAGGATTATGGTAAAGATGAAGCCGATGTGATCATGAACATTGTGGGTAATGTGATCAGTGGACAAGTCATGGGCGATACCGCAAAGCAGCTATCAGAACGGATTGGAAAAATCATGCAGGACAGGCAATCGTTATCGATTAATAGCGGCGATACTTCCATCAGTAAATCAAAACAGCTGGAGTCCGCAGTACCTTCCAGTAAGATTGCAGGACTTTCCAGTGGTGAATTTGTAGGTATGGTTTCAGATGATCCGGATAACAAAATTGCACTCAAAGCCTTTCATTGTGAGATACTCAATGATATCCCTGCCATTCAAAAAGAGGAGGCCGCTTATAAGGAAATACCTGTGATCCGGAAGATTGACCGTGACATGGTGGAACGGAATTTCCTTCAGATCAAGGAGGATGTATTGGATATTGCGCACTCTGAAATGGAGCGGATGATGGCCGATCCTGCGCTTTCTTATCTGGTGATAAAGAAAAAGTAA
- a CDS encoding T9SS type A sorting domain-containing protein, which produces MNHKLFGLLLLSSISLTVNAQISINATDYPVGGGVVYTYKSDTTALSQGESGENKTWNFSQLNTITTSDYITHDCGDTTLCDTFPGSNFYNINVGANSSSFYIKDASGIYLNGYYKPGVKNTFNDPRQILKFPIQYNTSFTDTFASDVNFGNVLFYVESGIISVSVDGYGTVKTPIGTYVNTLRIKTILTIHAIDGTISQTEIYGWYQSGIGSPVMEISNTHSIPEGQPPAFRNYRYITTAPVQQLGIEETQNKTNNIFIYPNPARNQFRVNVGNLKNYAINVRNVLGSTVFKSSPTLNQTETTITTSGWAKGIYIVEVTGIDGSSVPQKIILE; this is translated from the coding sequence ATGAATCACAAACTCTTTGGTTTATTATTATTATCGTCAATTTCGTTGACAGTAAATGCTCAAATCTCCATCAATGCCACGGATTACCCAGTTGGGGGTGGCGTTGTGTATACTTATAAAAGCGATACAACTGCCTTGTCACAAGGAGAAAGTGGAGAAAATAAAACCTGGAATTTCTCTCAATTGAATACCATAACGACATCAGATTATATAACACATGACTGCGGAGATACAACACTTTGCGACACCTTTCCCGGATCTAATTTTTACAATATTAATGTCGGTGCGAATTCCAGCAGTTTTTACATTAAAGATGCATCCGGAATATATCTAAACGGATACTATAAACCCGGGGTGAAAAATACGTTTAATGACCCAAGGCAGATCCTTAAGTTTCCCATACAATATAATACCTCATTTACAGATACCTTTGCAAGTGATGTCAATTTCGGGAATGTTTTATTCTATGTTGAAAGCGGCATCATTTCCGTCAGTGTCGATGGGTATGGTACTGTTAAAACACCAATCGGCACTTATGTAAATACATTGAGGATCAAAACAATTCTTACAATTCATGCAATAGATGGCACAATATCCCAAACTGAAATTTATGGATGGTACCAATCAGGCATAGGAAGCCCTGTGATGGAAATTTCAAATACACATTCTATACCGGAGGGACAACCGCCTGCGTTTCGTAATTATAGATACATAACAACCGCTCCAGTGCAACAACTAGGTATTGAGGAAACACAAAACAAAACAAACAACATATTTATCTATCCCAATCCTGCTCGGAACCAGTTTAGAGTTAATGTTGGCAACCTGAAAAATTATGCCATCAACGTAAGAAATGTTCTTGGTTCCACAGTATTTAAATCATCTCCGACTCTTAACCAAACCGAAACGACAATAACTACTAGCGGTTGGGCAAAAGGGATCTACATTGTAGAGGTAACAGGAATAGATGGTTCTTCTGTTCCCCAAAAGATTATTTTAGAATAA
- a CDS encoding helix-turn-helix transcriptional regulator: MPLQQQEPIHLGRKIESIRNLKGIKQETLAKALGISRQGYAKMEKNEKVDKDKLDIIAETLGVPAEAIKNFNENAIINNNIYDQNNTVINYNINAIEKIVELYDALLKSEREKIALLESLLNNKK, from the coding sequence ATGCCGCTCCAACAACAAGAACCTATCCATCTTGGAAGAAAAATTGAAAGCATAAGAAATCTTAAAGGAATTAAGCAGGAAACGCTGGCAAAAGCCTTAGGTATCTCAAGGCAAGGCTATGCGAAAATGGAGAAGAATGAAAAGGTTGATAAAGATAAGCTGGATATAATAGCGGAAACGTTAGGTGTTCCAGCTGAGGCTATAAAAAACTTTAATGAAAATGCCATAATCAACAACAATATATACGACCAGAACAATACTGTAATTAATTACAACATCAATGCTATTGAGAAAATTGTTGAATTGTATGATGCCCTTTTAAAAAGCGAAAGAGAAAAGATTGCACTGTTGGAGTCACTTTTAAATAACAAAAAGTAA